In Streptomyces nojiriensis, the sequence GCGCCGGCCGCCCCGGTCAGCAGCCGGGGTACGGCCACGGCGGTGAGGTCGGCGAGCCCGCGCAGGGAGCGGCGGGCCTGGAGCACGGCTTCCATGGGGCCGAGGCCGTGCACGTCGCCGATGCGGACGTGGGAGCGGACCGCGGTGGCGCCGTGCCCGAGCTGGAGCAGGGCGGCTTCGGTGGCCCGGCGCTGAACCTCGTCGGGGGCGTAGGAGACGGGCCCCTCGGCGTCGGCGGTCAGCGCGGTGTCCCCGTGGGCGTGCGGCTCGGCGGGGGCGGGCAGCAGCAGATAGCCGGTCAGGTCCACCCGGGCCGGCGCGGGGGAGGGGAGGCTGCCCGCGGTGCCGACGGCCTGGATCCGGCCGCCGCCGAGGCGTACGTCGACGGTGCGGCCGTCGGTGAGGCGCGCCCCCGCGAGCAGCAGGGTGGTGGCCTCGGCGGCGGCCGCGTTGCCGTTTCCGCCGCGGGGCGCTTGGAACGGCTGCGGCGGCTGGCTGTCGGACATCGCGCTCCTGCGGTGGCTCGGGCGGTTCCTGGAGCCGTGGCCCGCGGCCCAAGATCACGCAGCGTGCTCAGAGCCTAGGGCGCGGCGCACCCCGCTTCGCGGAAGAGCGCAATAGTCGTACCGGTGTGGTGCCACGCGCCGGGGCGCTCGCGCGTGCGCCCGAGGGGCTCCAGGGCTCCGACCGGCGGGCGCCGGAGTGTGAGCCCGCCCACATTTCGCCCGAGAAGTGGGGTGGAAGTGATCGGTGGGTTGATCGAGAGCGACTGGCGGACCCCCTCGGAGCCCTGTCCCCGCAAAGGATTTGGGCGATCGGCAGGCAACCGTGTAATGTCTTCATCGCTCGCCCCAATAGCTCAGTCGGTAGAGCGTCTCCATGGTAAGGAGAAGGTCTGCGGTTCGATTCCGCATTGGGGCTCTGGTGAGAGAGGTTCCCCACCCTCGGGTGGGGAGCTGATCACATCAAAGCGGCGTAGCTCAGTCGGTAGAGCAAGCGGCTCATAATCGCTGTGTCACCGGTTCAAGTCCGGTCGCCGCTACACACAGTAGCCGATTGCGGGGTCGGTCTCCCGATCGGCTACTCTTTTATGCGTTCATCCGTCCCATAGTCCGTCAAGGAGCACTCACGTGGCTGCCACCGACGTCCGCCCGAAGATCACGCTGGCCTGCGTGGAGTGCAAGGAGCGGAACTACATCACCAAGAAGAACCGGCGTAACAACCCGGACCGTCTTGAGATGAAGAAGCACTGCCCGCGCTGCAACTCGCACACCGCGCACCGCGAGACCCGCTGACCCTAGCGAAGTCTCGAATAACAGGCACCGTCATGAGGTCGTCCCCTTCATCGGGGGGCGGCCTTGTGTCGTTTCCGTGCCCGTTCCTGTCTTTCTTCTTGCGTCATTCGTGTCCCTTCAACAGGAGGTAGTGAGTCATGGCTCTCGACCAGTCCTTCGTGGGGCGGAGCTACCCGCCCACCGATCCGTACGAGGTCGGCCGGGAGAAGATCCGCGAATTCGCGGCCGCGGTGGGTGACACCAATCCCGTCTACAGCGATCCCGAAGCCGCGAAGTCGTACGGCTATCCCGATGTGATCGCTCCGCCGACTTTTGTGTTTGCGATCACTTTCAAGGCCGCCGGCCAGGTCGTCGAGGACCCGCAGCTGGGACTGGACTACAGCCGCGTCGTGCACGGTGACCAGAAGTTCGCGTACTCCCGGCCGGTGCGCGCCGGTGACCGGCTGTCAGTGGTCTCCACCATCGAGTCCGTGAAGTCGCTCGCGGGCAATGACGTCATCGACATCCGCGGTGAGGTCCACGACGAGACCGGCGAGCACGTGGTGACGGCGTGGACGAAGCTCGTCTCCCGCGCCCCCGAGGAGGCCTGACATGGCAGCGCAGATCCAGTACGCCGAGGTCGAGGTCGGCACCGAGCTGCCGGCGGCGTCCTTCCCCGTGACGCGCGCCACGCTCGTCCAGTACGCGGGCGCCTCGGGCGACTTCAACCCGATCCACTGGAACGAGAAGTTCGCCAAGGAGGTCGGACTGCCGGACGTGATCGCGCACGGCATGTTCACCATGGCCGAGGCGATCCGCGTGGTCACCGACTGGGTCGGCGACCCGGGCGCGGTGGTCGAGTACGGCGTCCGCTTCACCAGGCCTGTCGTGGTCCCCAACGACGACCAGGGCGGGCTGATCGAGGTCACCGCGAAGGTCGCCGCGAAGCTGGACGACAACCGCGTCCGGGTCGACCTGACGGCCATGAGCGCGGGCCAGAAGGTCCTGGGCATGTCCCGTGCGGTCGTCGAACTGGCCTGAGCCGACGGCTCGACGCGAAGCGCGGCGCAGAGCGGCGCAGTGCGGCGCAGCGAAGCGAAGCGCAGTGAAGCGGGAGGGGCGGGGGCGCCGGTGGCGCCTCCGCCCCTTTTTGCTGGGTGGGGGTGGGGGTGGGGGAGCCGGCTGGGTGGGGTCGAGGGGGGCGGGGCGGGGGCTGGGGTGGTCGGGAGCCTCTCGGTCGGTATCAGAGTGGCGTGTGGGGGTTTCCCGTCAGTCCGATCGTCTCCGGGTCGGGACGGTCCCTCAAGGGCGCTCCCTTCGGTCGCGTCACTGCGTGATGGCCTTCGGCCACCCTTGACCGACCGTCCCGCCCCGGAGGAACGAAGACTGCCGGGAAACCCCCAAAAGAACGGGCCGGGCGTTCCTTTCCAGGGACGGGCCCGTCAGAGATGCCCAGCCCGGTTCCGGCGGGGCATGTCCGGCAGGCGGGGTCATCGAGACCAGGGCCTGTGTCGGGGGAAGCGCGTCCAATCGCTACGCGCTCCTCATCTCTCAGCGTCCGACGGCCGTCTGGGGCTGGACATAGGCCGCCCACGAGCTCGGTCCGCCGCTCGACCTGCGTCCGATGACCGGCCGTGGCCGGACATAGGCCGCCCCAGATCGCTACGTGCTTCTCCATGACCGCGACCGACGGCTGACAGGGCTGAGGAGCGCTGCTGGGAGGGGCTGACCGCCGGGACTTCACCTATTCCGTAGTGGGGCCGGGTCAGTGCGAGCAGGACACCACAAAGCCGCTACCAAATAGGTGTAATTGGGGCAAACGGTCGGCCTTTCGGGGTGCCCACGTGCGCTGACCCGCACCCACTACGAAATAGCCGCTGTCGCAGGTCTTTTCGCCCCGGATGACCGTCGGACGCCTCCCGAGATGAGCGTCCAAGGGGCGTGGGCGGCCTATGGCCAGCCGCAGACGGTCGTCGGACGCGGGTCGAGCGCCGGACCGAGCTCGTGGGCGGCCTATGTCCAGCCCAGGGCGGGGTGGAGACGCTGAGAGATGAGGAGCGCGTAGCGATCTGGCGCGCCCCACCGACCCGGGCCCTGGTCCGGATGGGTCCCGTCTCAAGAACATGCTCGCCGGGACAGGGCTGGGCATCTCTGATCGCCCCGTCCTGATCCTTGAACGCCCGGCCCGTTCTTTTGGGGGTTTCCCGGCAGTCTTCGTTCCTCCGGGGCGGGACGGTCGGTCAAGGGTGGAGCGCAGCGACATCGCGAAGCGACGCGACGAAGGAGCGCCCTTGAGGGACCGGCCCGACCCGGAGACGATCGGACTGACGGGAAACCCCCACACGCCACTCTGATACCGACCGAGAGGCTCCCGCCCACCGAAGCCCCCGCCCCGCCCACCGAAGCCCCCACCTCCCGAAGCCCCGACCCACCCCACCCCTTGACTTAGTTAGTGATTGAGTACTAACTTTGTCTCATGGTCAGGATGAGCGCAGATGAGCGGCGTGAGAGCGTCATTCGGGCGGCGGTGCATGAGTTCGCGCGTGGAGGTTACTACGGGACCTCCACCGAGGCGATCGCCAAGCGGGTGGGGGTTTCGCAGCCGTATCTCTTCCGGCTCTTCCCCAGCAAGCAGGCGATCTTCCTGGCGGCTGCCGAGCGCTGCCTGATGGAGACGCGCGACCTCTTCGCCGCCGCAGCCGAAGGGCTGCAGGGGGAGGAGGCCACGCAGGCGATGGCGAACGCCTACACCCGGTTGATCGCTGAGGATCCCGACAAGCTCCAGATGCAGCTCCAGATGTACGTCAGCGTCGCCGCCGCCGAGGCGGCCGGCGACCGCGAGCTCGGCGAGCTCGTGCGCAAGGGCTGGATGGAGCTCTGGGACACGGTCAACGTGCCCTTCGGCGGGGACGTCGGTGAGGCCACGACCTTCATGGCGTACGGGATGCTGATCAACACTCTCGCCGCCATGGGCTTCCCTCCCGGGCACCGGGTCTGGGAGGGTCTCTACCCGTCGGCGGGTGCCAAGGGGCGTCTGGAGAAGTGACCGGTGCGCGAGATCTGCTCGCGCGCCTTTTCATGGCCATGAAAGTTAGTCAGCAATAACTAACAAATCGCAGGGGGAAACCGTGCACACGCAAGACACCACGGACACCAAGCTCCGCGGGCCCGCCGTCTGGGCCCTCGTCCTCACCGGCGTGGCCAGCTTCATGGCCGCACTCGACAACCTGGTCGTCACCACCGCCCTCCCCGCCATCCGCGAGGACCTCGGCGGCAAGCTGGAGGACCTGGAGTGGACGGTGAACGCGTACACGCTCACCTTCGCCGTCCTCCTGATGTTCGGCGCCGCCCTCGGGGACCGCTTCGGCCGCCGCCGGCTGTTCATCGTCGGCCTCACGGTCTTCACCGGCGCCTCCGCCGCGGCCGCCCTCTCGACCGGCATCGACGCGCTCATCGCCGCCCGCGCCGTGCAGGGCGTCGGCGCCGCGATCATGATGCCGCTCACGCTCACCCTGCTCACCGCCGCCGTTCCCGCCGCCCGCCGCGGCATGGCCCTCGGGATCTACGGCGCCGTCACCGGCCTCGCCGTCGCCAGCGGCCCCCTCATCGGCGGCAGCCTCACCGAGCACATCTCCTGGCAGTGGATCTTCTGGCTCAACGTGCCGATAGGCCTCGCCCTGATCCCGCTCGCCCGCCTGCGCCTCGCCGAGTCCACCGCCCCCGGCGCGCGCCTCGACATCCCCGGCACCCTGCTGATCAGCGGCGGCCTCTTCGGCATCGTCTACGCCCTGGTCAACGCCAACTCCGAGGGCTGGACCAGCGCCCCCGTCCTGACCGGCCTGATCGTCGGCTCCGCGCTCGTCGGCGGCTTCATCCACCACGGCTTCAACAACGCCAACCCCATGCTCCCCATGCGGCTCTTCCGCGACCGCGGCTTCCTCGGGATCAACCTGGCCAGCCTGCTGATGTTCCTCGGCATGTTCGGCTCGATCTTCCTGCTCAGCCAGTTCCTCCAGGGCGTCGCCGGCTACTCGCCCACCGAGGCCGGCCTGCGCATGCTCCCCTGGACCGGAATGCCGATGATCATCGCGCCGCTGGCCGGGATCCTCTCCGACCGCATCGGCGGCCGCCCCGTCGTCGCCGCCGGGCTCGCCTTCCAGGCCCTCGGCCTCGGCTGGTTCGCGGCGATCCTGAGCGCGGACGTCTCGTACGCGGCCCAGCTCCCGCCGCTGATCCTCAGCGGGATCGGCATGGCCCTCTACTTCGCCCCCGCGGCCAACGTCCTGATGTCCACCGTCGCCCCGGCCGACCAGGGCAAGGCCTCCGGCACCAACAACGCACTGCGCGAGGTCGGCGGAGCCCTCGGCGTCGCGGTCCTGGCCTCGGTCTTCTCCTCCCAGGGCGGCTACGAATCCCCGCAGGCCTTCACCGACGGCACCGTCCCCGCCCTGTGGATCGGCGCCGGCGCGGTCGCCCTCGCCGCCGGCCTGGCCCTGCTGGTGCCCCGTAAGGCCAAGGCCGCCCAGGCTCCCGCGAGCCGGACCGCCGCCGTCCCGGACAAGGTCCCCGCGGCCGGCTGACCCCACCCCACCCGCACACGGCCCCGACCGCCAAGGAGAGCCCGCCATGCCCGACATCCCCTGGTCCACGCCCACCCAGGCCGCCCCCGACGCCGAGGTCTACGTCATGGCCTCCCGCTTCGAGACCGCCACGCTCGCCGGCGCCGTCAAGTTCTTCCTCAAGGCGCCCGGCATCATCCTCCAGATCCGCAAGGCCCCCGGTGCCCACGGCGTCGCCCTGCGCGCCCGCGTCTTCAGCCGTACCTTCCTCACCCTCTCCGCCTGGCAGGACCGCGACGCGCTCTACCGCTTCGCCCGCAGCGAGCCCCACCGCTCCAGCTCCCGCGCCGCCAGCGCCTACATGAAGGAATCGGCGTTCACCTACTGGACCGTGCGGGCCGACGAGCTCCCCCTCACCTGGGCCGAGGCCGAACGCCGCCTCGCCGAGCAGAAGCCGGACCACTGACCCCGCCGGCAGGGGGGACGAGAGAGTACGGTCCGTGGCCACGCAGGGATGCGAGGGGCACGGACCGTACTCTTGTCCACGTGCAGGAACTCCACGATGCCCCCCTCGCCCCGCTGACCACCTTCCGTCTCGGTGGTCCCGCCGCCCGCT encodes:
- the rpmG gene encoding 50S ribosomal protein L33 yields the protein MAATDVRPKITLACVECKERNYITKKNRRNNPDRLEMKKHCPRCNSHTAHRETR
- a CDS encoding MaoC family dehydratase N-terminal domain-containing protein gives rise to the protein MALDQSFVGRSYPPTDPYEVGREKIREFAAAVGDTNPVYSDPEAAKSYGYPDVIAPPTFVFAITFKAAGQVVEDPQLGLDYSRVVHGDQKFAYSRPVRAGDRLSVVSTIESVKSLAGNDVIDIRGEVHDETGEHVVTAWTKLVSRAPEEA
- a CDS encoding MaoC family dehydratase encodes the protein MAAQIQYAEVEVGTELPAASFPVTRATLVQYAGASGDFNPIHWNEKFAKEVGLPDVIAHGMFTMAEAIRVVTDWVGDPGAVVEYGVRFTRPVVVPNDDQGGLIEVTAKVAAKLDDNRVRVDLTAMSAGQKVLGMSRAVVELA
- a CDS encoding TetR/AcrR family transcriptional regulator — encoded protein: MVRMSADERRESVIRAAVHEFARGGYYGTSTEAIAKRVGVSQPYLFRLFPSKQAIFLAAAERCLMETRDLFAAAAEGLQGEEATQAMANAYTRLIAEDPDKLQMQLQMYVSVAAAEAAGDRELGELVRKGWMELWDTVNVPFGGDVGEATTFMAYGMLINTLAAMGFPPGHRVWEGLYPSAGAKGRLEK
- a CDS encoding MFS transporter, with translation MHTQDTTDTKLRGPAVWALVLTGVASFMAALDNLVVTTALPAIREDLGGKLEDLEWTVNAYTLTFAVLLMFGAALGDRFGRRRLFIVGLTVFTGASAAAALSTGIDALIAARAVQGVGAAIMMPLTLTLLTAAVPAARRGMALGIYGAVTGLAVASGPLIGGSLTEHISWQWIFWLNVPIGLALIPLARLRLAESTAPGARLDIPGTLLISGGLFGIVYALVNANSEGWTSAPVLTGLIVGSALVGGFIHHGFNNANPMLPMRLFRDRGFLGINLASLLMFLGMFGSIFLLSQFLQGVAGYSPTEAGLRMLPWTGMPMIIAPLAGILSDRIGGRPVVAAGLAFQALGLGWFAAILSADVSYAAQLPPLILSGIGMALYFAPAANVLMSTVAPADQGKASGTNNALREVGGALGVAVLASVFSSQGGYESPQAFTDGTVPALWIGAGAVALAAGLALLVPRKAKAAQAPASRTAAVPDKVPAAG
- a CDS encoding DUF3291 domain-containing protein, with amino-acid sequence MPDIPWSTPTQAAPDAEVYVMASRFETATLAGAVKFFLKAPGIILQIRKAPGAHGVALRARVFSRTFLTLSAWQDRDALYRFARSEPHRSSSRAASAYMKESAFTYWTVRADELPLTWAEAERRLAEQKPDH